From Triticum urartu cultivar G1812 chromosome 2, Tu2.1, whole genome shotgun sequence, a single genomic window includes:
- the LOC125534464 gene encoding CRS2-like protein, chloroplastic has translation MRAKLWMRFAPFLSKRYISTCRTSPLPPSSSSSVIQPWLFIGLGNPGEKYQSTRHNVGFDMIDAFAESQGISLTTHHFKALFGEGVVDGVPVLLAKPQTYINLSGESAGALAAYYKLPLHRVIVAYDDTDLPCGVLRLQPKGGYGRHNGLKSVIYHFRKNREFGRLRIGIGRPPGQMDPKAFVLQKFNKTGRERIDSAIKEGCDILKMVVTKGLTEAARLSNVDQKYKHLVSHDQHL, from the exons ATGCGGGCAAAGCTTTGGATGAGATTTGCCCCCTTCCTTTCAAAGCGTTACATCTCCACCTGCCGGACATCCCCACTACCTCCATCTTCATCGAGCTCGGTAATACAACCATGGCTTTTTATTGGCCTCGGTAACCCCGGTGAGAAGTACCAATCCACCAGACACAAT GTTGGGTTTGATATGATAGATGCATTTGCAGAGTCTCAGGGCATATCCCTGACAACGCATCATTTCAAAGCACTATTTGGTGAAG GGGTGGTAGATGGTGTCCCTGTTTTGCTTGCCAAGCCTCAAACATACATAAATCTGAGTGGTGAATCT GCTGGTGCACTTGCTGCATATTATAAACTGCCACTTCACCGTGTCATAGTG GCATATGATGACACGGACCTGCCATGTGGAGTTCTCCGTTTACAACCTAAAGGAGGATACGGACGTCACAATGG GTTGAAGAGTGTGATCTACCATTTTCGCAAGAACCGGGAATTTGGTCGATTAAGGATTG GAATTGGACGACCGCCTGGTCAGATGGATCCCAAAGCTTTTGTGCTTCAGAAGTTCAATAAGACTGGTCGGGAACGG ATCGATTCGGCCATAAAGGAGGGATGTGACATTCTGAAGATGGTGGTGACCAAGGGCTTGACGGAGGCGGCGAGGCTGTCAAATGTGGATCAGAAGTACAAGCATCTGGTCTCACATGACCAGCACTTGTAA